A stretch of Phoenix dactylifera cultivar Barhee BC4 chromosome 16, palm_55x_up_171113_PBpolish2nd_filt_p, whole genome shotgun sequence DNA encodes these proteins:
- the LOC103717927 gene encoding uncharacterized protein LOC103717927, whose translation MGRFELDHFKLQLIYHHLLSRSLVIKILLVSAAVAALPILPSLREIDASSDACDGAPVTTGASLPAPILDAVILDLMARKWLWPGDRALCVGRGSGPAAAAAAMRKMGVNAAVEAMEGCGGLPFRRVAFDFVFSSGLDRAGAPAKVVLEMERVLRPGRVGAMVVSRARRGGAVRAAAPVAALLRASEVVAVRALNGTSSVAVVVFKKRRGLRSSV comes from the coding sequence ATGGGAAGGTTCGAGCTCGACCACTTCAAACTCCAGCTCATTTACCACCATCTGCTCTCTCGATCCCTCGTCATCAAGATCCTCCTCGtctccgccgccgtcgccgcGCTCCCCATCCTCCCCTCCCTCCGCGAGATCGACGCCTCCTCCGACGCCTGCGACGGCGCTCCCGTCACCACTGGCGCCTCCCTCCCGGCGCCAATTTTGGATGCCGTGATCCTGGATCTGATGGCCCGGAAGTGGCTTTGGCCCGGCGACCGCGCCCTTTGCGTCGGGCGCGGCTCCGGcccggccgccgccgccgcggcaATGCGGAAGATGGGGGTCAACGCGGCGGTGGAGGCGATGGAGGGGTGCGGCGGGCTGCCGTTCAGGCGGGTGGCGTTCGACTTCGTGTTCTCCTCCGGGCTGGACCGGGCCGGGGCGCCGGCAAAGGTGGTGCTGGAGATGGAGCGGGTGCTGCGGCCGGGGCGGGTCGGGGCGATGGTGGTGAGCCGGGCGCGGCGCGGGGGAGCGGTGAGGGCGGCGGCGCCAGTGGCGGCGCTGCTGAGGGCATCGGAGGTGGTGGCGGTGCGGGCGCTGAACGGAACCTCGTCGGTGGCGGTCGTGGTGTTCAAGAAACGAAGAGGACTTCGGAGCTCGGTGTGA